GCTCCCTCATTGCAACCATTCCCTCGTAGCTGGCTCCAGCCATCCCTCATGGCAGTCGGCAGAGGACGACGCCAGAGAGGTGCTGGTCACACCACACTGTAGTACCAGCGCAGGACGGTTGTGCACAGCATTCAAAGGTGTTGGACAAATGGCGATGATACCATCAGCACAAATCCTCAACATGTGTAATCCAAATTCCCATGCTAGTATTATAAAATGCCAAACTAactatgtctgttacattttcatgaCTAAACTGCTGAATCGatttgcatgaaatttggtatggagataactTGAACCATGAGGAAGAACATGGGCTACTTTATAAAATAAAAAGGACCCCAAAGAGGGTGAAGTATAGAATAGAACATCATTTTCCACACCAGTgaacataaacaatgttaaaaattactgaatttgttgcataatgtacacattgTATAATGTATAGATGTGAGTAGCATGATGCATAGCTGCGCACTCCCATCCATACACCTTCCTTACTCACCTCCATTCATCCTAACAAAACTGTTGATATGCAAGTGCAGTTGTGTGAAACAACTAGTAGTTCATATAGCTACAGAAAGAGGTTGCTATGCTTTGAACTACCTATTTCAACTACTCCCAATTCAAGGTCCCTCCTCCCCTTCCTCACCCCTATCCAAGAGTCACACATGCAGATCATCATAAATTGAAGACTTTTTAGGATTTTTGGCAGTGTAGTGAATAAAAGAGCAAACATTCTcgcacaaaaatatttattaatttttagatCTGCATTTACTCACAGAAAACAACTCCTTTTTACTATTGTTTGGTGTATTTCTAATAACATCCAGCTTAATTTGTAACTtataattttaatctatatttgaaTCAGCTATTTCTTCCTCCAGCCAGTAATATCTCCTCATCTTTTTCCTATGAAGTATCTGTTTTATGGCTCTGTTCCTTCCTGTGCATCTTCTAAGTGAGAGCATTGAGTGATTTTAATTTTGCCCTCTTGTTTCCTGCATAACACTGTTGTTAAAATATTCGACATCTTCTTGTGTGTATGCTGGCAACTCTTCTGCTGCACATTCTTGTGGAATTCCTTTATTGGATTTAAGTTACAACTTTTGCAAATGAGTGTCCATTAACTGTAGGTATTGTGTCACTTTTAAATTCCACAAATGGCTGTTCCATTGATAGGTGCACAGTGTCCACTTTACCACATTTAGATAGATTGTAAACACTCTTTTTAAGCTGAGCCCAACAGTAATTGAGCTTTACAAACAGATTCCCATGCTAGTATTATATTATGCATACAGTGCCGGGCAAAAAGATTTCTCGCCATGTCTCTGTGGGTGTTGGCAAATTTCCAGATACAACAGCACAGTTTGCCCATATTCATATTGATGCAGTAGGTCTGCTCCCCCCTTCAGAAGGACAACATTACCTACTGACAGTAACAGACCGATTCACACACTGGCCAGAAGCCATTCTGACAGATAACATTTCTATGAGACACTGGCCCCTCAATTTGTGTCACAGACTATTGCCCATTTTGGTTGTCTGCTTCATACGACCATGGACAGAGGGCAGCAGTTTGAATCTGACCTATTCGCTCAATCAAGTATATTTTGTGGTGCATTGCATCACACAACAAGTTACCATCCTGCCAGTAACAGTATGACTGAACACGGGCACTGATCTCTTAAAGCCGCCGTAATGTGCCCTGAATCACAATGGACCTCCACATTACCACTGCTTTTGCTCGGCCTACGCAACATGTATAAACTGTATATAGAAGGCTCACCGGCAGAGCTGGTGTATGGAGAAGTCCTACGGCTTTCTGGTGAGTTCATGGACCCGCACGCAAGGTCGTTGGATGATGTTAACGCACCGGTATTTGTCGTCCATCTCAGAGAAAGGCTGGCAGAGATCTGAACACGACAAGCATCGTGCCATGGTACATTGCAAACATTCGTACCTCAAGAGTTATGATCCTGTACACACCTAATGTTGCGAGTAGAGGGCGTCAAACCATCACTAACACTGCCAAGTACTGGTCCACATCGTGTCATCATTAGGGGTGACAAAACATTTtatatcattgtcaataacaagatgAATATTATTTCCATTGATAGAGTGAAATCAGCGTCCATCCTACTAGAGTCTTCACATTCACATCTGCAAAGTAATCAGGCGAAACCTCTGCACACTACCCAGCAACCTCCACCGGCACCATCACCGGCTCCAATTGAATGGCAAACGTGTTCCAGACAACGGGTACAGTTCCCAGCACACTTCAGGGACATCACTTCCGGAATCATCCAAGGGGGGCACTCCACTTTCCCAAAGGGATCTGGTGTAGCAACATCGGGTGTCAACCGAAACAGATGTCGGTTAATCACGTGATCAGCTGGCGTATGTGAACAGGGTTCACACGCTGACCACCAGGAGTGCTGTGAGACACTTTCTCCTTGCTGCTGCAGGTGTGCTCCATGAATTTAATAGTTTGCTTTGACTTTTTTAGTATTCTTCTTACTGTTACTGTTTCTTCACCTAGTTGCCAAAAAACTGGTAACATTCGTGGCACTGAGAATATTTCGTAATGTTTTTTCTGCTGTTATGCAAGCTAAAAATAACTTCTTGTCTAAATAAAATGTTGGACAGACTTATACGTTATGCGTATCTTATTCACACTACTAACAAGAACACGATAAAGAGATCACAAGTACAATCCACCCAGCTTGCGACAGAAGTAAATGAATACCTTTCAGTTTTTCATTACATTAATACATGTTTGTCTTGTTTAATGAAGaacttttatattattttgacGTATGATTGTCTTAGGAAGATGTCTGAGCAATTGGTTTCTATCATAACTAATCATGAGGCTacttaaagacttttttttttaatttctcttagTTTAAGCACGTTCAACGTTGTCCTCAAGCGAAAAACGGACTGTAATTGATTATTACCAATCGACTGAAAATACTCGTctctatttttaattaaaattgttaGTCCGAGTTTTTGAGCAAAATGTCCGGATAAATAAAATGCTGTGTCCATCATTTCTATTTTTGGACTTGGAAAACCTAACCATGGGCCATAAATGATAGGGGTGAACGGCAGCAGAGATGTATACTGACGAATAGACAGCtcagcgaacattgctgtgtatgggctCAGCAGAAGGCGCCGGGTTCATGTACCGATGCTGACAGGTACTCATCGGCGacagaggctggaatttgcaagccaaCACTGCATCTGGACAtccaccgagtggcgacaggtggcctttccagaagAATCGTGTTTTACTCTCCATCAAACAAGAGGCCACTCGCGTGTACAgtgtgaaacgcctgaaagcaagcaCACTgcgacaatcgtcggaagggtccgtgCCGGAAGAGGaaacgttatggtctggggaatgattTTGTTTTTGTCATTTCCTATGTGATCTCCTCATTCTAGAAGGCACgacggatcaacacaagtgtgcagcAATCCATCGGAAGCATGTCCATCTCTACATGCAGTATGTATATTCTCTGCTCAATGGCCTCGACGTGCCGGACAATGCAGcgggtcacacagctcgcagtgctcATGCATGATTCGACGAGCACCAGGATGACTACTCTCTTAGTCATCAAACTCCTTGTATCTAAAtgaaatcgagaatctgtggggcaaTCTCGATCAGACTGTTTGCGCCATGGATTCTCAGTATAGGAACCTGTGCATCTTTCTGTAGCACTGGGGTTTGTGTAGCTCCACGTCCCTGTTGGCACCTTCCATGAGCTCATTGGCTCCCTCCCAGTATGTCTCGCAGCGGTCTGTGCTGCAAAGTGTGGTTATTCAGGTGTTTTACTGCTGGTCGCGTTAAAGTGACTGGATAGTGTAGTATGACCACTGCATATTGCGAAACAGAACACCATCTGCTGGAGCTTTGGGCACACGATGCagtaagaaaagaataaaagctgaGCAGAGACGAGTGTGGTatcattctagcaaagctgcaggCCGCAAATGCGAAAATCCATTGGCGTAAACGATTTTGACAAGGGCAGATTCTTATGGAACGGAGAATATCGGAAACGGCGAATCTGATCAGCTGTTTGGTTGCCAGTGTCGTAAACATCTACGGAAAGTAGGTGAAGGAAGGTGATAATTCATTAAAGAGCGAAGAGATTGGAGGCTTGGTAGGTCTTT
The nucleotide sequence above comes from Schistocerca piceifrons isolate TAMUIC-IGC-003096 chromosome 7, iqSchPice1.1, whole genome shotgun sequence. Encoded proteins:
- the LOC124805448 gene encoding uncharacterized protein LOC124805448, whose product is MAMIPSAQILNMLPGKKISRHVSVGVGKFPDTTAQFAHIHIDAVGLLPPSEGQHYLLTVTDRFTHWPEAILTDNISMRHWPLNLCHRLLPILVVCFIRPWTEGSTAVMCPESQWTSTLPLLLLGLRNMYKLYIEGSPAELVYGEVLRLSGEFMDPHARSLDDVNAPVFVVHLRERLAEI